A stretch of the Papaver somniferum cultivar HN1 chromosome 6, ASM357369v1, whole genome shotgun sequence genome encodes the following:
- the LOC113290198 gene encoding GPI-anchored wall transfer protein 1-like isoform X2 translates to MKLLMNSKRSAYQALCLKGCYKPANWVRFVASLSWIVYLQGSYSERGSDLAYSVRANVSAYRVSMIIVTCLCILVVDFTIYPRRYAKTETYCTGLICTLPRSGAADMYSNCKQRIYTRICKKCDRYVLRFVSSAAYMYSNLLAYMHSNL, encoded by the exons ATGAAGTTGTTGATGAATTCAAAGAGATCAGCGTACCAGGCTTTGTGTTTGAAGGGATGTTATAAACCAGCCAACTGGGTGAG GTTCGTGGCATCTCTCTCTTGGATAGTTTACTTGCAAG GTTCATATTCAGAAAGAGGATCTGACCTTGCATATTCCGTTAGGGCAAATGTTTCAGCATATAGAGTTTCCATG ATAATTGTTACGTGCTTGTGCATCTTGGTTGTGGATTTCACAATATATCCTCGGCGATATGCTAAGACTGAGACTTATTGTACTGGACTG ATATGTACTTTACCTAGAAGCGgtgcagcagatatgtactcgaattgtaAGCAGCggatatatactcgaatttgtaagaagtgcgacagatatgtactcagatttgtaagcagtgcggcatatatgtactcaaatttgttagCATATATGCACTCGAATTTGTGA